One Archangium violaceum genomic window, AGCGCCGGACCGGTTAACGCACGCAGATCCTTGCCCGCGAGCGCCGTCGCCCATGCGGCCAGGTAGCTGCGCGTGCTCTTGAGGTACTCGACGGACCTGCCGCTGGCCTTCAAGTGCTGGAGGAACCGTTGGGCACGGTTCTCGTCCAGGAACACAGCCTTCGCGGCGTCCTCCTGGGCCTTCTGGGCCTCCTCCACGCGCTCCTGGCTCGCGGTCCGGTACGCGGCCGGGTTCCGGCGGAACACCGCCAGTTCGGCCAGGGCCTCGGCCTCGCTTCGCACGTCCAGCGTGATGTTGTAGGCGGTCCCGGCAACGGTCTTGCGGATGATCCACCGCGTGCTGCCGTCGTTGGCCGTGTACGTGCGGCCCCCGAGCCACTTCCCGCTCCACTTGGGCATGTCCGGCTCCCGTACCCAACCCCCACTTGGGTAAAAGTTGGGTACAAGAGCTAACGGAGGGTAGGGCGTCCCGCAACCCCACCGGAGCGGTTTCAGAAAACCTCAATGAAAACAGGACGGTAGGACAGAGGAATCGAACCTCCCAGGGACATGTCTCCATGCCCCCCACCGGTTTTGAAGACCGGGCCGGCCACCAGGTCCGGAGGTCCTACCACTCGCGATTACTGCCGGGCCGCGTGTTCCGCGTCAACGTCGCGCTTCAATCCAGCCCGCGTTGCCACAGGTCATCCTCGTCGAGCCCCATCAAATGTCCGACCTCGTGCATCACCGTGATACCGATCTGCTCGATGAGCTCCTCCCGCGACTTCGCGAAGCGCTCCAGGTTCCGCTGGTACAGCACGATGGACGCGGGGTAGGGATCGAACCCCCCGAGGATGCTGTTGCGCTCGCCCACCGGCGAGCCCCTGAACACCCCGAGGATGCACGGTGACAGCGGTGGCGACTCCCCCAGCAGATCCTCGTCCTTGGGGATGTCCTCCACCGCGATGGTGACGTTGTCCAGGTACTCCTTCACGTGCCCGGGCAGTGCCTTCACCGCGTCCTCGACCGCCTTGTCGAAGGCCTCCTCGCCCAGCTCCACGGGTGGGGGGAACTCCTCCGGCGCCAGGGCCTGCGCCTTCCCGAACCGCTTGCGCGCCTCCTTCCCGTCTCCGCGCCGCTCCGCCAGCAGCCCCAGGTAGTGGTGCGCCCAGGGCTCGTCCGCGGCGTCCTTCAGCACCTCCTCGAACGCCGCTTGCGCCTCCGGGAACCGGCACAGCTCGAACAGGGCGATGGCCCGCTCCAGCCGCGCCTCCACGGACCTCGGCACGTGCCCCAGCGCCGCCTCCAGGCTCGCCATGGCTCGCGCACACTCACCTACCTGATTGAGTCCGGTGCCCTCCAGCAGGAGGAACTCGAAGAGGAGCTCCACGTCGCCCGTCCGCTGGGCCAGCTTCCTTCCCCGGGCGCACAGGGCGAGGCCTTCCTCCACCGCCTCGCGATCGTCTCCCACCCGGCCCACCAGGCACTCGGCCGCCCCGAGAAGCAGCTCCAGGTCCTCCGGGGCCGCCTTCAGGGCCCTCGCGTAGGCCTCCAGGGCGTCCTCGATGCGCCCCAGTTCCGCGAGGATCGCCGCCCGCCAGTGCAGGGCCTCCGCGAGCCCGGGGGCCTCGGCCAGCAGTGCCTCCACCTTGGCCAGGGCCTCCTCGAAGGACCCTTCCTCGAAGGCCGCCGCCACCGCGCCGAGTCGAACCTCCATGTCCGACGGCGCCGCCCACTTCGACGTCCGCTTCCCCATGTGCGGCGACATACGAACCCCTTCCGCGCGTTGTCAACGTGCGGCACGGCTGTTACGTTCCGCGACCTCCGTCACCGCTCATAAGGGTCCGTGAACATTCTGGTCGTGGATGATGATGTCGAGCTGTGCACGCTGCTCTCTCGGTTCCTCGAGAAGCACGGGTACACCGTCTATTCCGCGGCCGATGCCTTGCAGGCCCTGGACATCCTCGAGCGGCACGACGTGGGCCTGGTCATCAGCGACTACCGGATGCCCCACATGGACGGCATCCAGTTCACCGAGATGCTCAAGGCAGATCCGCGTCACCAGGGCACCTCCGTCATCCTCATGACGGGCAACGCCGACGGCAACGTGCACGACAAGGGCCTGCGCAAGGGCGTGGCCATGACGCTCGAGAAGCCCCTGGATTTCAATCAGCTTCTCAACCTCGTGCGCTTCGCCGAGTAGCCCACCCGGCAGCCGGGCCGTCCTTTCCCCCACACGCGCTGTGTTCCGTGTTGACAACCCGGAGCCGGCTCTTATTTTGGCGCTCGCCTGGGTCGAGTGCCAACCCCAGTACTCCGGCCCCCGTAGTACATTCTTCAATCTTTTCAGGAGGTTGCGATGGCAGCGAAGGAGATCTTCTTCCACCAGTCGGCCCGTGACGCCATTCTGCGCGGCGTGCGGATCCTCGCGGACGCGGTGGCGGTGACGCTCGGTCCCAAGGGCCGCAACGTGGTCATCGAGAAGTCGTTCGGCTCGCCCACGGTGACCAAGGACGGTGTGACGGTCGCCAAGGAGATCGATCTCGAGAACCGGTTCGAGAACATGGGCG contains:
- a CDS encoding metallopeptidase family protein produces the protein MGKRTSKWAAPSDMEVRLGAVAAAFEEGSFEEALAKVEALLAEAPGLAEALHWRAAILAELGRIEDALEAYARALKAAPEDLELLLGAAECLVGRVGDDREAVEEGLALCARGRKLAQRTGDVELLFEFLLLEGTGLNQVGECARAMASLEAALGHVPRSVEARLERAIALFELCRFPEAQAAFEEVLKDAADEPWAHHYLGLLAERRGDGKEARKRFGKAQALAPEEFPPPVELGEEAFDKAVEDAVKALPGHVKEYLDNVTIAVEDIPKDEDLLGESPPLSPCILGVFRGSPVGERNSILGGFDPYPASIVLYQRNLERFAKSREELIEQIGITVMHEVGHLMGLDEDDLWQRGLD
- a CDS encoding response regulator → MNILVVDDDVELCTLLSRFLEKHGYTVYSAADALQALDILERHDVGLVISDYRMPHMDGIQFTEMLKADPRHQGTSVILMTGNADGNVHDKGLRKGVAMTLEKPLDFNQLLNLVRFAE